In Brassica napus cultivar Da-Ae chromosome A3, Da-Ae, whole genome shotgun sequence, the sequence aaatcattggttgcacttagattaagtgagtacttgcattctcagtgctttgatatccctcagaactggttcgacaatcttctatactacaacatttgtcttaggagccttgaaaactcctaatatcAGTTTCTTCAGCAACAAGGCAACATTGACTTTATATTTGTTAATTGTTGTTTTTTATATTTGCGGGTAACTCATTAATTATCATCCACAAAGGTCTCTTCATTCTTTACGTACTTCTGGAAAAATGAGAAGTAGAGAAATGCTATTGTTTGTGTTTTCCTACAATTCATTATAAATCTCTGCATAAGAGCAAAGAATTGACCCTTTACATTTATACATGACATTTTCCATTAAATTCTTATCAAATACCATTACTACAAAATCTATCAACTATTGAATAACAACAGATttaaagtaattaaaaaaatgattccAAATGCTTAATCCAATAACAAAAGAATTTAAAAGAATTGATGAAATTCATAATTGAATAACAGTGGAATTGAATGGAAACAATGATTCCTTCTAATTCCTTCTAATTCtatcaataaaagaaaaaaaatagaaaaaaaaaacagaaaaaaaaaactttaactaGGAGACTGACACATGGGTTTAAACCCACTAATAATCTATCACCAAACACCCAAATTAAAGATCGGTAatctctattttctttttttctgatttaattttaatcactttttGCCTTAAGAAATTCATTAAGGTTCAGGGTTAATGATGGTCTTAGtgttttaatgttaaaaaagaaaagaaaattgtgtaattaaaGAAGAAGCGTTGCTTAATTAAGGCTGGGAAGAAACGTTGCTTCTCTCCTTCCCTCGTGACTTCTCGACCGCTCCGACTCTTCTGGTGATCTCTCCTCGGCGAAGCGGTGAAAACAAAGGAAAGAAAAATATCTCAACCTATCAAGAGTCTCCTTTCATCTCCATCTCCAAAAGATGGCTTCCTCGTGGAGAAAGTACAAGACCCGAAAGCGAGACCCAAGCCCTCAAAACGTCGTTCTTCTCGTCATCGATTTACAAAACCACTTCTCCTCCATGGCCAATCCTATCCTCTACAACGCTCTCGCCACCATCGACCTCTGCCGATGCGCCTCTATCCCCGTATTGTTCACGCGCCACGTCCACAAATCCCTTACGACTGACACCGCCATGCTCGGCGAGTGGTGGAACGAGTTGCAGCTTCAGCTTTATGGGTTGTATAAGATTGCTACCGAAGGAGGTTGTTAATAACTGCTCGTGCTAAGTGgtttgcctctctctctctttattctttaCTCTGTTTCTGTGCCATGATTGATAATCTGATTCCGACGTTTTGACTATGAATCTGTGATGATGATTGCTTGTAAATGTTTAGTTGAGGTATCTTCATGTTGGAGTCATGTATGTATCACCAAGTTCACATCTGATTCAAGAGAAGATGATTGCCTGATCATGTTTAGTTGAGTGAGATAGTTGACGTATCTTCACATTGGAGTCATGTGGGTATCACCAAGTTAACAGCTTGCATTTATAACGGGTTAGACCACCCTTGTGATCTTTAcagtttttggtttgttttcttaTTGTTTGTTCATGAACTTatgtctctctcttttttggAAATTTCAGTGCTTGTTGGTGAAGGGATGGAAAGGATCAAGCTGGAGCTTTCCCCGCCGGAAGAAGAGTAAGGATGAAGAAGACTATGCATGTGCTATACGTGAGGTTAGTACTATTGACTTTACTGCTTGTTACCTTTAGCgtgattcattttttttgttctcttgtAGTAGCTTGATACTTGATAACAAGCACTCATTTATCATAATTGCATCTTGAAAATGAATACTTTGTAATTAGAATAAGAGCTTCTTGAGTCATTGTATCTTATGATTTAGGCCGTTGCATATTAACCTCTCGTAGTGGGTTCATTGGTTCCTACTTTGTCGGCTGTTGACATTTACAGAGATGTCAGCCTTATGTGCGCATGCTTTTGTTTTAAGTTATAGATGATGCAGGTGAAATTAGAGGAGatgtcattttatattttctgtattGGTACAGGGTTTCTCATTTTTCATACAAATATAATAACTTGATCATGACACATGCTCCTTAAGTCTTTCTCGTACTTGATATTATAGTTGAGCAAGGAAATGTTCTTTAGAGCACCATTATACATAATCTTTTTGCAAATGAGAATAGCTTATGTTGACAATGGGAAACTATAATGGGTAATGGCTTATCTGGTCCTTTTACTTTTTCATTCGTAGAGAAATGGTCAAAGTCCTAAAAGTGTTTCTTGTAGCTCTCTACTGCTATTCTACTTGTGCCAGTTTAGACTGAATTGTCCTGTTGATTGTTTGTTTAAACTTGGATCATGTGTTAACTATGAAAAACTGAATGTTTTGCTTGATTGGTTAAGTGATCCGTCTTGTGTGCTCTTTTGAAACAAGTTTTAACTTTTGGGAAACATCCTCGATGGAATTTAGGTTCAGTTGGATTTGAATCTTACCAGACATGAAAGTGTAGGACTTGTCATGTGGTTTTGTTATAACATTACAAATTGCAGACTGTTTTGTTAAATGTCTTTGTATGTGTTCGTGTGCTaccttgtttttgtttttaagctcATACAGATTGTTTTGTGTGTTGGACCATTATTCCATGAAGCTAACTTGATGTTTTGAGTTTGCAGGATAGGTACAGAACATGAGAAGTTTGGTTTTGAGGTTAATACTTTGCGCCCTATGAAGTATGATCAAATAGCCAAGCTGCTTAACAGTATTGCCGAAAGATTTGAATGGGAGAAATTCATGGAAGGTGACAAGATCATACTTAGCAGAAGGGTGAGTAAATCTCTCTCTTTTATTGCATTGCTTAGGCTTCTCTGTGTACAATTTTTCTTGTGTCATTGTCTTTATAATACTATTTTGTAATGAAAGTTTATTCACAAGAAGCCTTTGttcttccttctccttctccttctcatgTTATTCCTTCTCATATTTTCTTTAAGAACCCTTAATTAAGAGATTTACATTGGAGCACATAAATGTTGAAATCTCTTAACTAAGTCTCTTAACTCACATTTactacttaaaaaatatttaaaaaataattaagaaactcTAAAGGGGTAtttgggataatgatgctcttatgGCATTTCAAGATTTGTTTATGTTGCAGGATTTTAATATGAGTGTTTTGGCTGCGTACACGCGGCCTAACTCAGTGTCTGAAATTGTCAAGGTACATTGTAAACACTGTTGCTACTGTTAAAGCTCCCAAATATTTTAAGCTCTTGTAACACAGTTTCTGgcaaccaaataaaacattttGCAAGTGAATTTgctaaatatagaaaaataatcttATGGTCTTCGTTGTTATCCCTCAAATAGCATGGAAGGCTAAAGGAAAACAATTAATGATTGTGTTAACTC encodes:
- the LOC106393886 gene encoding glutamate--cysteine ligase, chloroplastic-like, with the protein product MKKTMHVLYVRIGTEHEKFGFEVNTLRPMKYDQIAKLLNSIAERFEWEKFMEGDKIILSRRDFNMSVLAAYTRPNSVSEIVKVHCKHCCYC